From a single Lolium rigidum isolate FL_2022 chromosome 7, APGP_CSIRO_Lrig_0.1, whole genome shotgun sequence genomic region:
- the LOC124669133 gene encoding uncharacterized protein LOC124669133, whose translation MAAALRLLLRQPAAARTSPMMRSLLPAPYSKAAAAAAASLPEAPGAPLPPPRLREVTPRKAPPTPKGEPHCCKTVPSTMNDSTKSLLDKLKDLIDRKKSLQAMRKNIDEHMEKLRKVNHDGIVARSLLSKRLDDNRELIAKLKKYAR comes from the exons ATGGCCGCGGCCCTCCGCCTCCTGCTCCGCCAGCCCGCGGCAGCGCGGACCTCTCCGATGATGCGCTCTCTGCTCCCCGCGCCGTACTCCAAG gccgccgcggcggccgccgccagcCTCCCCGAAGCGCCCGGTGCGCCCCTGCCGCCTCCCCGTTTGAGGGAGGTTACTCCAAGGAAGGCTCCTCCAACTCCAAAG GGTGAACCGCACTGCTGCAAAACTGTTCCAAGTACCATGAATGACAGTACAAAGTCGTTGCTGGATAAACTGAAGGATCTCATAGATCGTAAGAAGTCATTGCAAGCCATGAGAAAGAATATTGATGAGCATATGGAGAAGTTACGGAAAGTGAACCATGATGGTATAGTTGCTCGTAGTTTGCTTAGCAAACGGCTTGATGACAACAGGGAACTTATTGCCAAACTAAAAAAATATGCGAGATGA